The sequence CCATGTAATGTGTTGGCACACATGTGAAAAGAGCGGCATGATTTTTAGGCCAGCAgacattaacagtgggcccacctatggGACATTCCGGTTCTTGCACGATTGCACCATGTTGGTGCATTTGGGGGATTCTTGGTTAGGCAACTGCCTGTCTGCAagtatttcctttcttttcatcTCTGTTTCTGACCTTTCAGATGAATGCTAAGAAAGTAGACCGGCAAGCATTGTTTAGGTCATTCCTGGTATGGATTGAAATTTCAGGTATCCACCTTTTCATGCAACATCGAATCGGGAGAAGCAAAAAATGATATTAGCAGTAAGTTCATTTACGCTAAGCCTTGCAAGCTTGTGGTAGAACTGGAGCATGATATAGATTAGCAGTTCTTTTCCTCTGTTTTCTCTCCACATACTTAATAATTTTGGTGTAGCTCGTATGCTGGTTACAACTTATGAGAGCTTGCTGTAGTGGAtgtgaggagaaaagaggagatcgCTGATTTCTTCTCTAGAATAACCCtttgaatccacaaggagagagaaagaatctctaaaatgagaataaaattaatattattaaatgATGTGTTGCTTACGGTGTACTTGATAAGCAAAGAAGCCCTGGATTCCTTATCCAATTGAAATAAACTTTCCTGAAATagtaaaaaatgattaaaaatagtaaaaagacATCTAATCCTACCCAAACCTGTAAATAATTCTTAGATGACTAAAACAAAGACTTTGGAATACAACTGGGCTCTTAAAACCCCAAAAATAGCAAAAACAGGACATTAAAAATAGTTGATTTTGAACAAAAAGACGACTTTGATCCAgaaaatatccttttttttttctccgagAAATCCCTTGGGTCCAACCAACATTCTCAGTTTCCATGTTACAGGCTTGCTGATAGCTTTCCAATGACATAACCTGAAGCTGATAACCGGTCGCAAAGTAATGACTGTCAGAAGCTATAGTGTGTGTTCAGGCCATTTTCACCCTAGATCGAGCTTTTCGGCCTGATTTCTTTCTATCCTGGCCCTTCATGAAATCATCTGCAACCTGTTCTACATCAGAGCTGCTCATTCTTTCTTCCCTTCAGTGTATCCCAAACTTCAAAATTTACCCTCCAAATGCATGGATGTCAGTCTCaacatttctttctttcatttttttaatgtcgTTTGATGTGAATTCATAGAAAAGATTTGTTATGTGAAATGATTTCACACTCAGTGCTGCTATTCTTGTGTTTCTGTTTCTTATGGGAAATGGTTTCCACACAGGGTGACTTCAGCTTTGATGAACATACTTGGAAGACCATCTTTTCATCCGTGAAGCAATTGATTTCCAGTCTCCTGACCGTCGATCCTCACAGAAGACCCACTGCACAAGAGGTATATAGCATGACCATTAGTCCATTCTTGTTACATTAGCTACTTATGCTCAAATCTAAAAAGACATCAATCATACATGTTGGCCATCTCTAGGTATTATAAAATGCTGGTATTGTGGGCCCATACAGATATTAGGATCAATCAATGGGGATGATTTTCTTGAGATGCACTGCACAAATTCCGCGCTGCAGCAATAGCGAGCGTGTTGAGTAGCACAGATTTCTTGAGATCGAAGAAGTTGAGGACTCTGTTAGGGTCCCATGATCTTACTCATGAGGAGCTCGAGAAGCTGAGAAAACATTTCAAGAGAATGTGAGTTTCTTCTCTATTAGTATCTTATGGCCGAAACCAGATGCAAAATGTTATAGAACGAATGTAGATAgaatcttatgattcatgattaGATATTATTGGGATCTAATCCCATGGAAAACGGTAAAGAATTCAACCTGAATCCTATCtagaaaaaagaatgaaaaatcaaacggttcactcaaagtgaaggtttatgGATTTATGATGTTAATGTTTTAATGTTAGTTTTAAGGTCTGCTCAGATGCCCTGTTGAACGAACTTGCAAGAATTCAAAGTATAGAGGAGACAACCAAACTCAATGTGGGAAGTGGGAATACTGTAATTCATGTTTCGTAGTGATGAACAAATCCTAActgcaattccatgcattttaaagGTCGACTTGGAGTGGTTGGAGTTGCTAATATGAACAGGAGTTACAGGACTACTGTaattcagttcaattgagcaATCCAAACAGCAGCCTTCACTAATTGAAAATTTTTGTAGAGAGGGATTTTGGGAAAATGGCAAGTTAATGACAGAATGACCACCTAACCTCTTTTATTAATTGAATAACAAAGATAAGGTGTCCCAAGGGAGCACTGAAATAAACTAAATACTCCCTCTAACAAGATTAATCAAATTGCAAGTAACATTCCAATATTGACTCCCCTAAATCAAGGGTCCCACTGGATGAGCATATCCCAACCGCCAAATTGGTAGActgataaaaagaaaatggttagaaatctttttatttttttattttttttattttaaagatagCAATCTAAATTTGATAGGCTAAATCACAAAATTATCAAGATGAAAACAACGTGACTTTCAGGCAATTGTCCATCAACAATGCGACTCACGAATTGGCGTCTAGACTGGTGTGTTTATGTGCAGATCTATTGAGGATTAGTGGCCTTATCTTGTGAAGTTTGACTGACCCACGTTGTAGTCTAGACCAGAAATTGAAAATAATTTGTTTTACTGTTTAATTTTTTGAATGTCTGATCAATAAATGAGAAGCCTTCAATGCAGATGTGCATATGGAGACAATGCCACTCTTTCTGAATTTGAACAAGTGCTAAAAGCAATGAACATGAGCTCGCTTCTCCCCCTTGCTCCACGTGTTTTTGATCTATTTGACAACAACCGTGATGGGACTGTGGACATGAGAAAGATCCTATGTGGCTTCTCAAGCCTCAGAAATTCGCATGGAGATGATGCTCTCCAGCTCTGCTTCCAGGTAATTTACTACTATTTGAACAGCAGTAAACTACAGACAGGAGGAAACACAGATCTTGAAGATTCGTTCATGGTGGCGCCCAataaacgaatggtttggatcactaaacaatgGGCACCACATTTACAAACTAGATCTGAGTGTACTCCCATATCCATGGGTTAGGGATCATATAACTACTCCTGAGTTAATTAGTACTACTCAAGATACTCtctagcaatatatatatatatatatatatatatatatatatatatatatatatatatatatatatatattcggttTTGACAAAATGAGTAAATATATAATGTTGTATTGAGAATTTGTTCATttactttggtggggcccatggtggatGGGAGATACCCAAAAAATCTTCGCGATTGGATGTCCTGACTAGTATGTATGTTGCAGACTGTTGGTTGTAATTATCCATTTTTGTTGGATGGCTGATATCATCTGATAGGGGAGATATTAGGCCATGGcacatcccatgatggggccttCTAGATAGTCTCATAGGATATATATTGAGAGGTCCACTGCCTGTACCATTGATGGGTAAGAGAACAAGGCAACTATTTCGatcacatattatatatattgctTCTCTTATTCAAATCAGAATTCAAAATGCTTATCAACATAATTTAAAACATTTTTGATAATCTCAAACAGCCGCATTTGCTACGTATAAACTCTATTTCGATCATTTTCTGAAACGGCCTAATACACAATTTGTTTCTCGTGCCTATGTCTTCCAAGGAACTGCGTATTCATCAAgtaaaatgaaattatcttttcataTCTTGAATTTCTATACTACATAAAAATGTGAGCTTAACATGTGTGCATTTTATGTTCCCATAGATGTATGATACAGACAGGACAGGATGCATCACGAAGGAAGAAGTAGCATCAATGCTTAGAGTAAATACCTCTCACCCTTCCTTTGAAGCCTGCAAAGTTTCTAGAAATGCTAAGGCAGTACAAAGGTGCAAGATatgtccattgatctgatgggggccaccttgaaaatgccctggcccaaaaatcacaatgatccACTTACTAGGGGAGCCATACATGTTGATCTATGTTCAACATTTGTGTGTCTCACCTGATATGCAGACCAGCCAGAATTTTGGGACAAGGTGTGTTCATGGCATtccccacctaatgaacagcctggatcttgTACATGTGCGACCTGAATCTCCGCCTTTCCAGTCTGCCTGCACATGAATCACCTTAGCATTTCTCTGTAGTTTTAGTTGGATATGGTAGAAAACATCTGCTAACTGAAATCCATATAGGCCTTGCCAGAAGACTGCCTTCCAGCAGACATAACAGAACCTGGGAAGCTTGATGAGATTTTTGGTCGGATGGATGCCAATAGTGATGGAAAGGTCACGTTCGATGAGTTCAAAGCTGCCATGCAGAGAGACAGTTCCCTCAAAGATGTAGTCCTCTCCTCTTTGCGGCCAATCTAATTCATCCGTTTCAAAGATTTTGATCAACAATATGCTTCTTGTTCTTTTGATTATTGTTATTCACGATTATTAGATATGCAAAAGATTATACAAAAATGAGAAGGCTTAGTCCTTGGCCAGTTTCATAATCTCTGGTCTGGAATTGTGGGAAGTGAAAACAACAGCTACTCACATTTCTCTACACGCATGCCAGTGTGGCATGCATTTGTCTGGTGGGCTCCACCACGAATGTTTCGTGACCCAGGAGTAGCAGGTCCAGTCACCAGGGGCAGGGCATGTGTATGAAGAAAATGCTTGcttaaaagaaaatgataataaCATCATGGGTTAGAAAAGAGATGAAAAGTTGAGTCCATTGTTCAACTCACTTCTTGTTGTTCCCTTCATCGAGTTAGTAAGTCTTTAGAACCATAACCAACGATgatggccccaccaaatggatggttgaaattgttGACTGGAGCCATTTATTTATaaacaatcttgactgtccattttattTACTATTGGTCATTTGGTTAGAATTGCTGTATcattgttgtttttaaatgttttTGGGTGTGATTTTAAATGGttcctgatgcaggacaattaaccacttgctctaaaggcttgaactgatagagcatggcttatcaatccctttatctcatagcctaggcctcacatcccatgggttaggacctcggccgaaccccgctcgtgggccccacttaacatAGGTTCTGCTTCAgtcgagccacctgcctcacacaggccacccaccctgagtgtgcccctgcatcccataggccaccccactcaagtctagtatgaaaatgcccttgcattagttCCTATGAATAGTGTGCTGGAGGGAATTCATAATCTAGGTTGATTGATTGGACTATCCTAGTCTTACAACTAGGAGTACTATCAAGTATCGTGCAATGGACTGTTTCCTCTGTACAAATAGGAGAGATGTGAACCCCATATCTCCATTACTCACTGTTTCATATCTCCACTGCCCACTGTGTGGTCTGGTTGGAAAGATGATGCACTGAAGAAATAGCCTCACTTACGACAGGCACTGCATCAATGCAGTTTGCTGTGGGTATGAGTTTCACCTCGTGGCATCCCATACCCACACTTATCATAAAGCTTGAATAAAACTAGGACATTACCCACCAAGCCTATCTTAACCGCCATCAGCATACCATCTTGCAGAGCCACATCTTAGCTACCAAATCCAAGTTATTATTGTGCCATAGTTCAGCTATGCTGTTTGTGTTCCCATGGTGCCGCATTCACAAATTTAACTATTACTTTCGTCCTAGTCAAATTGGTATGTCCATATCTATAGATTTGGAAGAAAAAAAGGAAGTTTATGGAAAGATAAACATCATCCGATCCATGTACAAATTACACATGGTCTACATTCACATTTGGCTTAATTTAACATTTGTAAACATCAACTCCATGGAAAAGAAAGATTACAAATTCAACGTCATTGACAAGTCAGGTGCCTGAAAAACAATCAGCTCTCTAACCCTCCATTTATAACCGACGGAAGAATCTCGTGAACTAGCAGCAGCTCACCACTCGCATTTATTGCCACTCATGTGGTAAGGTTTGTAGCATTGGTTTGTCTTTCAACTTGATATGGATATGTTAGCTCTCTGAAAGTATCTACGGATCATAGACTATGTACTCAACTTCCCAAAGGACATAGGAGAGAAAGCTCCACAAAGACATGTCCATAAGATAGACAGTCACCAAGGATATCCAATAGGCCTGTcgaacatatataacaagcattttATTTTGGTTACTGCTCACATTGCATGTGGGCAACATTGTCATACAAATGTAAGAAGCATTAATGATCTTCAATATAACTGAATTCAATTAGATTCAACTTTTTTTGTAGAAAAAAAGCTTTCTTACTTGTTCATAGATGCTTCGATTCTTTGAGTGTTGGCATTCACCCGCTATTGTTGCTTCTCATCTTAGGCATTCTAAGTGTCAACTTCCTGCATGAATATGTATCAACACTGAAAGAACTTGAAGAGTCAGTTCTATATTAGATACATATGTGAGAACTTACAGATGTTATTAAAAAATGCAATTAGAAGGGAAGTAAAGTTCCTGGCATTAATGCTCCATTACAACCAAGCACGGAATATTGGAATAGGAgaacaagatgaagagagaatgtaATTGTTAAGGTTACCTAATGCAAGTCGAGAGAGCTTTCCTCAGTGTGGAAAGATCTTTCTATGGTCATTCTCCATCGTGGGGATGCTTGCTATCATCAGTCAGTCATCATTCCCTCCTTGGCCCGTTCCTTTAATATGACAAGTGAGAGATGGATGCCTAATGTAGCTCACCAACATCATGGCATAGTTTTTGTTTATCATCAACTGCAATGTAGTAGACAATGCCTCATTTGCGTCGTCACTCAAATCCAACCAAAACACATTCTGGGAAACTAAGTATCctcataataaagaaaaatacaagaaaaGAATGCTGATTTCTGTCATAGATGTCTTAGACATGAATTAAGCAAAACTATGGCCGTTTGATGGAATGTGAAAGGTAAGATGAAAATCTAATGTTTAAACACATTGTAGAAAAGACAAGGAGAACCCGGAAAGTACCAAGGGAGCTAATGTGCTTTTTGCACTGAAAAAAGGGGAACCttgcctccttttttttttggcataaatATAACAAATGAGTGAACAACTTCTTGTTAGTTTTTGGTTTAACGGGTAAATGTTCTCTGCTGAGTTCCACGCATGTTTCCCTTCTCGCTTTCTGATCTAAGGCTTGCCTAGCTTCATATAGAAACACATAGCAAACATTTACttatttgtattatttttcaaaaacagcCCATACAATGAATACAATTAAACCAACTACTGGGAATATACACATGAAATTTCCAAGAAGCAAGATCACGACCTTAACTCATTCAAAATAGTGCTTGGCTTCGAAGCAAGAATGCACTTTCCAAAGGACAAGAAAATCTCCACATCAGTTGTAATAGCCAAGAATTCCCTCCTCCACTAACCACTTCCATCCTTAAACATGTCTCTAATCCTGAAAGGCCCAgggttactaaaaataaaataaaattgtgtcAGTATTAAGGAACCATCATATAACAATTTAAGAAATCATCCTGAGAACTGATTACCCACAGGCAAGTTAATACAAGTTATGGTGTTGTATCTCATCGACATAGTACAAACCAGCTGTGTATAATTGACACCAGTGCTATGAAAATGGTAGGCATCACCATGAAGATTACCTGACATAGAAATCagggtggtccactcatcagatgggccacagtaTTGGAATGCACACCTAGTGATCTGATCAGCCTGACTTTTGAGAAGCGAGGCCTATAGTTTTTCATAGAACTGATTTCCTACACAAATGGTGTGTTGTCGATAAAGATGTTATGGTACAAGAACTAGTCCCATTGCttgtaggtgatcaattctcaaTCATCTTCCCCACACTATTCAATAGGATGTGATGATCAAAAccgaagtgtgtgtgtgtgtgtgtgtgtgtgtgtgtgagagagagagagagagagagagagagagagagagagagagagagagagagagagagagagagagagagaatgcaacAAGAATTCAAACATGTCTAAGAAACACATCagcaaaaatatttaaaaataaagaaaaaagagtaGAGAATTCGATTGTTAATCCAGTGACAGTTTAGCACTAAATGAGATTAATTTGCTATCAAGGCTTGCCCAATTGGCTTTCCCATTCACCCCATGatgtgatgatccaaaccatacatctagAAGGTCCCATAGTATATGGCTGCCCCCATGAGAGAAATCTAACTGATCTGACGTCTTCAAGTTCGCATAACATATGGACCATCGTTTCAAGTTGCTTTTAGATAAGTAAGAATTTCTATGTATGGACCATCTTCAGTTGGAATTTCTGgatgaacaatttgaatcatCACATGGTGGATCAGAGGGGGAGAGAGCTCTGTTAGCAAACCTAAAATTATGTAAACTCAGTGTCGTCCACACACCAGTTGCGCCACTTTTGTAACAAAAAATTGGAAAGTTGGTAAAGAAAATAAGTATTGATTTACATTCAACATATGCTTGTCACCTACCTAATAACTAGacgagcctgatttttggttcaaCCACCAGCTTTCTTGCTCAGTCTCCTATAAGCGTACCGCATTGGCACGTTTGCTGCTAGGCCCCTTCATCTCATTTGCATGAGTCCCGCTCTCATTCCACAATGAAATGATGGTGATCTGTTTGCCAAACACATCAGTTAACCATAAAAGGCAATCCAGGAACCATACAATGcatctaccaaaaaattgagaTAGTCCATAACAGGATGATTGGcctgcctgtttggattggtggaatccaaaaaaTAACTGTGGAAAAGTGCTGATGTGATGTTTTCCATCAGTTGCGACAATAAAGTAACATGtgggaaactattttcttttctacagttttccttaaaaaaagagcattttccttttcttccaaagacCTTTGTTATCCACATTTCCACATTTTTTGAGAGGCAAATATCACTTTTTGATCAGTGATCATTCCACATTTCCATTAGGAGGCGTtcggatcgtaagttacttaagataagctacttatgcatcaagtagcttatcttagtttctactcatTAAGCAGATAAGCATGTTTGGTTAACAACATATTCAtcatcttctcctctcttttgtctCTCCTGATGTGTCTCTTCAGTaactatgaaaagtagaaaaggtGAAAAAGTTAACTGAattgatgtgattttaaataaaaaaaagttacttataactaattataaaccaaacttatctgaaataagttaattaactactgttgtaagtagaaaaagtaacttatttggtggtatccaaacgggcccttaaaatCATGGAATGAAACATAGACAACCTTTTTAGTATTCTTTTCCATGGATTTCCTCATCCATTATTTTCCTCAGAAGTGGAATTTTCCTTTCAATTCTACTCTTTGGACTCCATCAATTCAAACAAGCCTAAAATATTGTTAGATTAAATAATGTAACAAAAATACTATAAATAGCATGATTTTTcacattaaaaaatttatttttatcagaGCTAGGCCTTAGTGACTTAATTTCACTCCAACATATATTCAAATTAATAATCTTAAAGTTAATTACCTTAGATTTGAACTGATTATTTGCAGTGTTAACTTCAACCATGCAAGCATTCAAGGTAGCATTAGCCTTAGATTATCATGAGCTCCTGAATTGTCTCCGGTGTTTGATGCCCATGTGTGGCTCCATCGCACTCCTGAAGAAGTACaattaattaaaatgataatacaTTTACCGAGAGTAAGTTAAGCTTTTTTTTTAGACAGTGCCTTGACTAAAGGAAAGCACATAAGATTGCCCTTTAGTCGGATGAAATGACTGAAGTGccctctatttttttattttttttgggagcTTTATCGAAAAATTCTTGAGGaatctatattttaccaaataaagcCTCTACAATTAAAAATTATGAGGTGATGCTTTTTGagggatgaaattacaaaaataccctcaTTTTTTCTTTAGTAAGTAGTGAAACTCGATACTTATAGGCCCATGTAGTATATGtataacatccaaaccatccaacataTGCACCACACCATGGTGATAACATGACCAAAATATCAGGTCAATCATATTAGCTGATGGGGTACActtaaattgagaattttgagtggtgtacattatttttttatggattaaCCCAccttatggttggatttatttttacttagtataataataatattagtgTGCAGATGTTGGAGGGTTGGATGTGAGACACATACGATGTGGACCTTGCAACTTTTGATTCTCTGCTTTATTGTAAAGAAAAGCAAAGGTGAGCAATATTGTAAATTCTCCTCTTGAAAAGCATTTCCCAATAAtaaacataagcttgatccaaagctttcgcagcttctaagaagtttttaattgtgggtacTTAAGACCACTATTTccttggtccacctgagatttggacatgacttaatttttgaatcatgccataaaatgatatggcaaataaatccatagagcactgaccaataGCCCCTTGCTACCATCAGCTTTCAACAATAAACACCTCATAAATATGGCATTTACATTTAATTAATTGAGATAAATCATTACGgatgggcatttttgtcatttaatgaaaaacatgacATAAGGTACCCCTTTGACAAATAGATTGGTTAGTGAGGTAGTTTAATGCGAAGATAATTTTAGAAAGGTACTAAGATGTAAATAGAGTCATAATGATGTAGTATTTTATAAAATTCCCAATCATATTATTAGTAAAGAGCTTTCCAGTAAAAATCCGCAAATTATAAAGCAAAAATAAGTTTTGAGTGAGAAGTGGTGCTTACAATCTTAAATGGGGACAGTCTAGTAACTCTGAATACGTTTTGAGTGAAAAGTGGTGATTACCTAAAAGGGGAAATCCTAGTGAATACGGATATCTGGGATATGTGATATGTAGTGCCAATCCTCGCCTTTCTCCTTCTCGCATCGCTTCGCTAATTGGAGACACAATTTGATTTGTAGCTCTTCCAGTGTTGTGACATGTCGTAGCCCTTCCGGCAAACATGTCAACTTCTCACAGCTCCAGATGTTGAGTATTCGAAGGGAAGTAAGATGTTGCATATCCTCTGGTAAATATGCCAGCTCCGGACAATTATTAATGGTCAAGGATTGTAAGGCAGTTAGGTGTTGCAGTCCCCCTATCAAACTCGTTAGGCTTTCACACCCGAGGATTGATAGAGATTGAAGAGAGCTCAAGCCTTGTAGTCTCAAGGACGTTAGACCATTGCACCCATTAATATGTAGATTCTTGAGAGAGGTGAGGTTTTGCAACTCCTCTGGCGAAGATACCAACATACTATAGCCATAAATATACAGAAACTCTAGAGCAGCAAGGTTTCCAAGCTTTCTAGATACAGACTCTAGCTATGGGCATAGGCCAATTGTTAGGCTCGAGAGATGGGTATGGTTTTCAAACAACCCATCTGGCAGAGACCTTAGCTCCTTGAAACCACGAATGCAAAGGGAGGAAAGTGAGGAAAGGTTTGCCACTGAACCTAACAACATCTCATTACCATCCCTCAATTCCAATCGTTTTAGAGATGGAAGGAATGGAAGCATTGTTAACTTTGGACATCCCCCAACAGTTAATTGGTTAAGGTAGGGGAGTACTCTTCCATTGGATCCTGACAACTCCTCTAAATTAGCCATATCTTAGATGGTGAGTCGTTTCAGTGATGGGAATGACTCTGTGACATCATTGCCGCCATAGAAATGTTTTCCAATATACTTCACAGCATCCATTCCACGTATCACAAAAACCTTCAGGAATGGTAAGTGGCTGAGCGGGGGGAGCTGTTCGCATCTTCTGCAATTAATCAGTGAAACTTGAATCAGATTCGGAAGCAATGAAGAGCTCATCCAGTGCGGAAATCTGACACCCATGTACTCTTCCACAGTCAACCTTTTGAGATTTTGATGTGGTCGGAGACCTTCAAGGGTTTGCTCGACATTTCCTTCCAACTGAAGATCAATATCCCGACCCCATGAAAAGTGTAACTTCTGAAGGTTTGGTTTATCCTTCAAGTTTGCTTCCTGGGCATTTTCTGCACACATCACATTCTGGAGGTTTCGAATAGTCAATTCTCCTCCAAGCTTTAGACCTTGCAGCTCTCTTATACCACATCCACTATCCTTACCAACTATGAATATTGGCAAGTTCTGAAGGAACTTTAATTCTCCCATATTAGCTGGCATATGGGTCAATTGATGACAGAAATCAATTTCAAGATGTCTTAGGCTAGTCATTTTGCTCATGTCCCTGGGTAACTCTGCAAGAAAACAACACCCCGAGAGTCTCAAGGTTTGCAAATGGTGAAGGGTGCAAATGGATTCAGGAAGGGGTTCTATAAAATGAATAGAGAACCCGAGGTATCTTAAGTGCTTAAACCTGCTGATTGAAACCAACATCTCCGTGGTGACAATCACATTGTTTAAATCTAGCACGCGTAAGAGCATAAAATGTACCAAAACATAATGAGGAATGCTTAAATGCAGACTTCCAAGCACAAGCAGCGTTCGCAAATGGTTTGCTGTCCTTGAGGGCTCTGGGTCTGTTAGGACACATATGTTATCCCCGCAATCCAACAACAAACGACGAGATCTGTTAGGGATACTCAGTACCGCATTCTTTTCCTGTACAATCGAGCATTCATTCCCAGCAACAGAGCATGCAAGATCATGCACGAAGGTCATGCATCTTGCACCATACGATATTCCCATCTTCATTTTTGTGAACATCTTGAAAGAAGGACCGACATAATAGATTATTGAAATACTCTCCACCGACGTCTTCTATTTGTTGACTTCTGCCTGATGATTTAATAAAACCTTCTGCCATCCATAGTCGGATTAGCTTCTCCTTCTTGATTTGATAATCTTTTGGAAATATTGAGCAGTATGCAAAGCATTGCTTCAAATGTGGTGGAAGATGATAATAACTCAACCTCAAAGCAGTTAAAATGTGATTATCTTCTTCAGCTAGATTCCAAATGTCACTTTCTTTAACAAACAACCACTCTCTTTCCTCTGTTTTGAAGTGCATCAAGCTTCCGAGGGCCTTTGCCGCCAAAGGGACGCCCCCACACTTCTTCACAATTTCCTTTCCGAGCATTATAAGGTTTGGATGTTCTTGTCTTCCATGCCCAAATGCCCGCTGCTTGAACAGAGACCAACAATCATCTTCTGATAATTTCTGCAAAGAGTACGGAGGGAGAGTGCCCATGAATGAAGCAACTTTGTCATTACGGGTAGTTACTATAATTTTACTGCCCCTCGCACCTTCTCTGAGAAATTGTTTCAACCGAT is a genomic window of Magnolia sinica isolate HGM2019 chromosome 15, MsV1, whole genome shotgun sequence containing:
- the LOC131227921 gene encoding putative disease resistance protein RGA4 isoform X1 produces the protein MFTKMKMGISYGARCMTFVHDLACSVAGNECSIVQEKNAVLSIPNRSRRLLLDCGDNICVLTDPEPSRTANHLRTLLVLGSLHLSIPHYVLVHFMLLRVLDLNNVIVTTEMLVSISRFKHLRYLGFSIHFIEPLPESICTLHHLQTLRLSGCCFLAELPRDMSKMTSLRHLEIDFCHQLTHMPANMGELKFLQNLPIFIVGKDSGCGIRELQGLKLGGELTIRNLQNVMCAENAQEANLKDKPNLQKLHFSWGRDIDLQLEGNVEQTLEGLRPHQNLKRLTVEEYMGVRFPHWMSSSLLPNLIQVSLINCRRCEQLPPLSHLPFLKVFVIRGMDAVKYIGKHFYGGNDVTESFPSLKRLTI
- the LOC131226680 gene encoding LOW QUALITY PROTEIN: calcium and calcium/calmodulin-dependent serine/threonine-protein kinase-like (The sequence of the model RefSeq protein was modified relative to this genomic sequence to represent the inferred CDS: substituted 2 bases at 2 genomic stop codons); the protein is MLRQESRRLSVDYEVGDVLGRGGFSVVRRGLSKPDGSKTEVALKTLKRFGCMPPGMPRSRGGEKGFPALGLPTWKQVSISDALLTNEILVMRKIVEDVSPHPNVIHLYDVYEDTNGVHLVLELCSGGELFDRIVSQEKYSEVEAAVVVRQIASGLGALHQANIVHCDLKPKNCLFLSNSEGSPLKIMDFGLSSVEDFTDPIVRLFGLINYVSPEALGQCRVSSASDMWSLGVILYILLSGYPPFHATSNREKQKMILAGDFSFDEHTWKTIFSSVKQLISSLLTVDPHRRPTAQEVYSMTISPFLINQWGXFSXDALHKFRAAAIASVLSSTDFLRSKKLRTLLGSHDLTHEELEKLRKHFKRICAYGDNATLSEFEQVLKAMNMSSLLPLAPRVFDLFDNNRDGTVDMRKILCGFSSLRNSHGDDALQLCFQMYDTDRTGCITKEEVASMLRALPEDCLPADITEPGKLDEIFGRMDANSDGKVTFDEFKAAMQRDSSLKDVVLSSLRPI